The sequence GCCATTTTAGGCATAAAAGGACTTTTTTTTGCAGGAAATGAGAACCGGAAAAAACGAATCAGGAATGTTCGATCGGGAGTGTAAAGTAGATGGTAGTGCCTTTATCAGGTCCTTTTGATTCAGCCCTTATCCATCCACCATGGTGCTCTACAATTCTTTTTGCCAGCGCAAGTCCAACCCCGGTACCTTCGGTGTCAGAGTGGAGTTTGTTGAACAGGCCGAAGATTTTTTCTTTGTACCTGGCGTGAAAACCTATGCCGTTATCCCGGATAAAATAGGTAACTTCTTTTCCGCTGCCTGAAAATCCTATATGAATTACAGGCCGGTCTTTATTCGATGTAAACTTGATGGAGTTTTCGATAAGATTCTGAAACAGTTCCATCAGTTCACTGCGGTAACCGTATACATCAGGTAATAAGGGATCTATAATAATTTTGATATTCCTTTGCGCGATTTTTTCCTTGAAAAGATCTGTGGCCTGATTGACAATCTCATAAATATTTACGGTTTCCTTTTTTTGAGGGGCTAAGCCAACCCGGTTGAGACTTATGAGATCATTGAGAAGCCGCTGCATAATTTCAGTTGCATGGATTATCTGCACGATATCCTGGTGAAGCATCGATTGCTCACCTTTCTGTGCATTTTCCTCAAGATAACCCAAAAACCCTTTTATGGTGATAAGAGGCTGGCGCAGTTCGTGAGAGACGGTGTAGATAAATCTTTCCAGATCGGCATTTTTCTTTTCCAGTTCCTTAATCAGTTCCTCTCTTTCATGGGTGGCATTTTTCTGTGCTGTGATATCGGTAATGATTCCTTCCAGAGCAACAGGAACACCATCTTCGGTAATTATGACATTGCTCTGATGCAGCCATTTGTGTTCGCCAGATTTACTTATAATCTGATATTCGTAAGCAGGAGCAGTATTACCGATTAAAATCTCCTTCCATCTGATTTCAAAATTCTTCTGCCACCCGGGATCCATTAGCTGTTTGAAAAAAAGAGGTCTTGAATAGAATTCCTGCTGAGTATATCCGGTGACTTCAGTTACCGAGGGGCTGATAAACTCAAATCGTCCATCGGGAAGGGTCAGACGGAATATGATGTCTTTGGCATTTTCTGTCAATCTTTGATATCTTTCTTCGGATTCTCTGAGCTTTGCCATCACCTGTTTCTGTTTAAGGAAATTGTAGATAGCCAAAGCCAGCAGTGATGATGCAAAGAGAGCGGCAATAGTATTAAGTATCAGCCGGATTCTGTTCTGGTAAAGCAAAGATGCAAGCAGGCCTTTTTTAGGAGGATAAATGATAATCCTGGCATCATTATTTCCCACAATAAAATTGATTTCCGATCTATCAGCAATAGAGTAAGACCTGGAAGTTAAATCGTCCATGTTTTCAGTAAGATCTATTTGAATTCCATCAATGATTATCTCTGCTGCAAACTCTTTTGGAATTGAACCCCGGGCAAGCTGTTTCATCAGAGAGTCAAATCTCATAACTCCCACAACTGCAGTCGAGAATTTTCCCTTCTCTGTGCTGTCAGAAAGGATCGGACGGAAAATTGCCAGGAAACTCTCTTTTGATTCAGGAGAAGAGATCAATTCAAACTGATCGGTTGAGAGAGCCTTAAGATGCTTATCGAAACTGACTTCAGAAATCAGAGTGTCTGGAGAATTGGATATATGCGAGAGAATGTTACCTGCAGAATCAACTTTGCTTATTTCCCGGTAACCAGGTTCTCTTCCCAGGATTCCCCGCGCATCCTCCTCAAATCTCTGCTCTTTATCGCTGTTGTAGGTCTCTACCCAGATTGAAGCGAGGTGGTTCAGGTCTTTTCCTCTTTCATAGAGCAAAAGGTTCAGTTTGGTGATGATCTGAACTGCAGCAGATCTAGCCTGAGAAGTTAAAAGACGGCAACTGATCTGTCTTGTCTTATACCACATCCACAGGTTCCCGGCAGACAGTACCAGAAAGACCAGCAGGGGCGGGAGATATAGAAGAAGGTTTTTGTGAATGAAGTTTTTCCGGCGCTGACTCATCAAGACCTGCTGTTAAAAGGTTAATCCTGCGCCTTCACAAGGGATTAATATTCCAGTTCAGCCAGTAGTTGGCTACACAAAGCATCTCCTTCCGAAACTCCTCAAAGTCCAGCGGTTTGACCAGGTAACTGTTGGCATTATAGTAATAAGAGCGCACAATATCCGGTTCTGCCATGGAGCTTGTCAGAATAACCACTGGAATAACCCGAAGATCTTCAGAACTCTTCATCTCTTTTAATACATCGAGCCCGTCAATCTTTGGCAGACGAAGATCCAGCAGTACTAAGCGAGGCCGTGGATTGGATCTGGGACGGGAATACTCCCCTCGTCCCAGAAGATAATCCAAAGCACTCTCTCCGTCGCTTACATGCACTATTCTGGGTTTTTTGTGATACTGGGATAATCCCCTGATAGCCAGAATTGCATGGCTTTCATTATCCTCAACAAGAAGAATTACAGATTCTTCAGTCACATTTGCTCCTGGAAAAATGAATCTCCTCTGAAGGATTCAGGTACAAAACAAAAAACTTTCCATTAAAGAATTTCTGCAAATTACAAGCCGAGTAAAAATCTCTTCTCAGATCTCAATCCTCTTAATCTGCAGGGAATTCGTGGCGCCCTTCACAGGAGTAGTACCACTTACCAGGGCAATCAGATCATTTTTTTTGACCAATCCTGCCTTCAGGAGCATCTCTTCGGCATCCCGCAAAAGTCCCGGAATATCATTTGCGAATTTAAGGAAAAAAGGAGTGATGTTCCAGGCCAGAGAAAGCTGGCGCACAGTTTGAATCTCTGGAGAAAAAGCGTAAAGTGGAGACAGGGGCCTTATTTTTGATAAGTAGAGGGCGGTGTCTCCTGATACGGTAAAAATACAGATAGGAATCCTGCCCAGATCGATACTGGCGTAAGCAGCAGCTTCACAAACAGCATGTGGAGGATAGTCGATTGTGGAAAGATCAACATTTTCTTTTTGAGCATAGTCGCTTTTTTCTGTAATGCAGGCAATCTGAGACATGGTCTGAACCGATTCCACAGGAAAAGCCCCTACTGCAGTTTCTCCCGATAACATTATTGCATCGGTTCCATCTAAAATCGCATTAGCTACATCGGTTGACTCGGCCCTGGTAGGTATACGGTTGGTAATCATCGATTCCAGCATCTGAGTCGCCACAATCACCAGTTTCCCGGCTTGATTGGCACTGTCTATCAACTTTTTCTGAAGTACCGGAATTCCATAGGGCGTGGTTTCAACTCCCAAATCCCCCCTGGCGACCATTATTCCATCACTTGCCTCCAGTATCTCGTTTATATTTTCCGCTGCCTCCGGCTTCTCTATTTTAGCAATAATCTTGATATCATTGCGTTTTCTGGTTACATGCTTCCGGAGATCCTCCATATCTTTTGCATTTCTTACAAAAGAAAGCGCCACAAACTGAATCTCTTTATCCAGCACATAATTAAGATCATTGATATCTTTTTGAGTCAGAGATGGAATTCCCAGATCTATACCAGGAAAATTGACTCCCTTATGTGATGAGTAAGAACCAGTACTTAATGCTGTGCAAAAGATATCTCCGGATTTCTCGATCTGCTCCACTCTTAACCTTATTGCACCATCATTAATAAGAATAAGACTTCCACTTCTAACCTTATGCATTAATTCGGGAAAATCAATAAATATCGTTCTCTCATCACTTTCGAGCCTTTCAGGAGAAATTCTGACTTGAGATCCCTCCTGAACAGTAAAAATTCTGTTCTCTTTTGTAACACCGGTTCTTATCTTTGGTCCCTGCAAGTCTGCCAGAATGCCCGGCTCCAGACTGAGCATCCGAGCCTGATCACGGATCTGCTGAATAGTTACAGAAACTGCTTCCTGAGTGCTGTGAGAAAAGTTCAGACGAAAAACATTTGTCCCTGCAAGCAGCAGTTTTCTGATCAAAGTGGGACTGCTGCTTGCAGGACCTAATGTAGCTACTATTTTTACCTTCTTTTCCATGTGTTTTTCACCTCGGCAGATACCTTGAAATCCATTGCATTATTCCAGGACAAATCCCTTATTGCTTTCCTGGCAACAATACACCACTGTGATCCGCAGTATTGAACAGAAAAGATGTCATAGTCAGATTGAGAAAGCCTGTTTAAAGTCTCCTCAAGGGCATGACCTTTCACCACCATCTTTTTCCATTCCAAATTGGCTGCCACTCTATTTACTCTTTAGCTCAATTTTTAAAGGTGCCTCTGCTTACCTAAAATTCAACTCATTTTTGAAAGCAAAGTTCAGCCCTGAAAAAGAAGGATAAATAAATGAAGAAATTTGTCTGGAGTTGTCTCTATCGGATTTTTAATGGAATGCTTCTGAGGAATGCAGGTATGCTAACCGGGTATTACCTGTTTGGATCCAGGGCGTCCCGTAGACCATCACCAATGAAATTGAATGCCATCACAGCAA is a genomic window of Fibrobacter sp. containing:
- a CDS encoding PAS domain S-box protein encodes the protein MSQRRKNFIHKNLLLYLPPLLVFLVLSAGNLWMWYKTRQISCRLLTSQARSAAVQIITKLNLLLYERGKDLNHLASIWVETYNSDKEQRFEEDARGILGREPGYREISKVDSAGNILSHISNSPDTLISEVSFDKHLKALSTDQFELISSPESKESFLAIFRPILSDSTEKGKFSTAVVGVMRFDSLMKQLARGSIPKEFAAEIIIDGIQIDLTENMDDLTSRSYSIADRSEINFIVGNNDARIIIYPPKKGLLASLLYQNRIRLILNTIAALFASSLLALAIYNFLKQKQVMAKLRESEERYQRLTENAKDIIFRLTLPDGRFEFISPSVTEVTGYTQQEFYSRPLFFKQLMDPGWQKNFEIRWKEILIGNTAPAYEYQIISKSGEHKWLHQSNVIITEDGVPVALEGIITDITAQKNATHEREELIKELEKKNADLERFIYTVSHELRQPLITIKGFLGYLEENAQKGEQSMLHQDIVQIIHATEIMQRLLNDLISLNRVGLAPQKKETVNIYEIVNQATDLFKEKIAQRNIKIIIDPLLPDVYGYRSELMELFQNLIENSIKFTSNKDRPVIHIGFSGSGKEVTYFIRDNGIGFHARYKEKIFGLFNKLHSDTEGTGVGLALAKRIVEHHGGWIRAESKGPDKGTTIYFTLPIEHS
- the pyk gene encoding pyruvate kinase is translated as MEKKVKIVATLGPASSSPTLIRKLLLAGTNVFRLNFSHSTQEAVSVTIQQIRDQARMLSLEPGILADLQGPKIRTGVTKENRIFTVQEGSQVRISPERLESDERTIFIDFPELMHKVRSGSLILINDGAIRLRVEQIEKSGDIFCTALSTGSYSSHKGVNFPGIDLGIPSLTQKDINDLNYVLDKEIQFVALSFVRNAKDMEDLRKHVTRKRNDIKIIAKIEKPEAAENINEILEASDGIMVARGDLGVETTPYGIPVLQKKLIDSANQAGKLVIVATQMLESMITNRIPTRAESTDVANAILDGTDAIMLSGETAVGAFPVESVQTMSQIACITEKSDYAQKENVDLSTIDYPPHAVCEAAAYASIDLGRIPICIFTVSGDTALYLSKIRPLSPLYAFSPEIQTVRQLSLAWNITPFFLKFANDIPGLLRDAEEMLLKAGLVKKNDLIALVSGTTPVKGATNSLQIKRIEI
- a CDS encoding response regulator yields the protein MTEESVILLVEDNESHAILAIRGLSQYHKKPRIVHVSDGESALDYLLGRGEYSRPRSNPRPRLVLLDLRLPKIDGLDVLKEMKSSEDLRVIPVVILTSSMAEPDIVRSYYYNANSYLVKPLDFEEFRKEMLCVANYWLNWNINPL